One window of Methanobrevibacter woesei genomic DNA carries:
- a CDS encoding queuosine precursor transporter — MLITIFCVAFVTTNIVTVKILDLGFWGLTVPCGVIIYPVVFILTSVIADVYGESTAQKTIIFGVLCNLLFVLVSTVGLLLPAASYWAGQDSFTFIFSQTPRMLISSFISYLVGNFINARLTTILKNNSKDGDIGHKSIIAIAVGEIVDNTIFIGLAFAFTVSWENIVIMILVHFVIMFIWTFIAQPITMRVVKWAKKGENPQIA; from the coding sequence ATCCTTATCACTATTTTTTGTGTAGCATTTGTTACAACAAACATTGTTACTGTTAAAATCTTAGACTTAGGATTCTGGGGATTAACAGTGCCTTGTGGAGTAATAATTTATCCAGTTGTATTCATTCTTACATCTGTAATAGCCGATGTTTATGGAGAGTCAACTGCACAAAAAACAATTATTTTCGGTGTACTATGTAACCTATTATTTGTTTTAGTCTCAACAGTAGGATTATTATTACCTGCTGCTAGCTATTGGGCTGGACAAGATAGTTTTACATTTATTTTCTCACAAACACCAAGAATGTTAATTTCATCATTTATATCCTACCTTGTTGGTAACTTTATTAATGCTAGATTAACTACCATCTTAAAAAATAATTCAAAAGATGGAGATATTGGACACAAATCCATTATTGCTATTGCAGTTGGGGAAATTGTAGATAACACAATCTTTATTGGATTAGCATTTGCATTTACTGTGTCCTGGGAAAATATCGTTATTATGATTTTAGTACACTTTGTAATAATGTTTATTTGGACATTTATTGCTCAACCAATCACAATGCGTGTTGTTAAATGGGCAAAAAAAGGTGAAAATCCACAAATTGCATAA